tttattagcgGTAGCAAACTTTGATACAcagtattatatgtataatataattagatattaaaaCAGATTACATTTACGGAAGAATATATAACTTTAGACCGTTTGTATCGACATTGAGCACGAGGAAGCGTAATCTTAACATctctataattaattaaataactacaCAGTAATGTTCACTTAGCTTACCAGCGTCATAAAGACGAATGTTTTGTAGTAATTGCCTATCATTAGAAATACGTTACACCTTATTcgaacattataaattatatttagaaatattcaggtgatacaatatattatttaataaataacatcaacattcattatataattatataagtaggtataaaatattttaaaaccgtTAGTCGTTCACAGTAAAGTTTAATCACCCAATTCATAACTGAGGGTTTTAATGGGTAATAGGGTTTTAACCAGGATTTTAATCAGACCCGAGTTTTAACCTGGGTGATTACCCATCACTGTTCATTAatgaggaaaaaaaaataaaacttctaaAATATAGATAGAGTCTTAGGCAGATTGGAATTTTGATATGAGGCCGAAAGAGTCGGTACACTACAAAAagtttagtataaaaataggaATCTTTGAAAGCTCAAGATTATATAATGGACCAATTGTTTTACAAGACCAATGTACCAATAGGTAATAGTAGAAAGTTTGGCAGAGATTTACCATGCATTTGGgttatattttagaattaaacTAAGTAATATGTGCTTATAACGGTGCGTAGAAACCATGTTGTCATGAGTTGCATAAGAAATGCTAATGTTACTCTTAGCAGACTACTGAatggatataatattttgccaATAACGTTATATGGCACTCCTATCACGGATTTGattgtacttaataaaatattagacaaCAAACTAAGACTACGTGTGTACACAACGACTACACGTCCCATCACAAGATGAGAGGGATAATGTCGTCTACATAAATAGAAATCCCAAATTGATACATGTAAATATTGATTCAATATATtctaaatactaataaaatgcTAGTACGTAAAAAAGTAGATACCAGTTTTGATATCTACGCTAACACggatataataagtataaaataagcGTATTTTCGGACCCATCCTTCAGGCATCGAGCGTGCCAGTGATCCGTTTCAGACTTTTAACGTTGACGTCCAAGGTTCAAGCTTGGCTCCCTTGTTCCCGCTGATACCTACCATATCCAGTTCATTAGATTACCTTTCTTTGACACTTTTAGAGACAGGCACTAGATTCTTGCTTGATGAACTCCTACTTAAATCCGTATTCAAAATCACATTTATACACCCGTAACGTTTTTGATTCGTCTTCTTTTTGGCAGATCCAGCACTTAGTAATCGTACAATGCTAAGTGACAAATAGTACCATATTTAACAATAACTTTGTTCTACTACAAGAACTTTGTCcattaaatataggtatacaatagaacaaagtacctacctataggtagtaaaataagttttgGTTACAAGTTTCTTTTCTTGTGCAAGAACAGTGAAATacgaaattatttcattaggTACATAGTTTGAAATGTCAAACCAGTTTCCAAACGACTGTTAATGTTTCAGTCTTGAGGGGATAGAAACTATGATTAATTTCGAAGttactttaactttttcaaATATGAATAAACGAAAGTTTCCTAAACCTGACACTGTATCTATTTCGCTACATTTAGCTTTGCCATGGTGGGTTAAAAAGCTGTAGGTTTCATGAAAGCGGATCTCAAACCACATGTTTCCAAAAATTGGGTTCCACTCGTTAATAGCCTACGTTTCTTTCAAGTCAACCTCAGCAGGAATATCGAAATGTTTAGGGTATCGTACCCTCCGAGCTACTCCTCGGCGGTGGAGGCGGCGGCCGGCTGGATGGCCAGCGTCTGTCTCTGAGCTCGCATCACCtgcaaataaacatacatttacaatatttacaaagtatCGACCATGACCATCCTATATCAATGATAGTCTCTTATGAAATGTCCTAAAATgttcagatttaattcaattcgtttattGCCATTTATATTGTACATCATTATcgttagtaaatatttagattCAATATGATGTCAAAATAAACCGGCGGTcttcctttatttatttatgttttattttgacgacctctgtgacGCAGTAGTaaaattcttgccactgaaccgagacgtcctgggttcgatccacggtcgggtcatgatggaaaatgatctttttctcattggcttatatatgtatttgttataaaatatagtatcgttgagttagtatcctaagacacaagtctcgaacttaggtactttggagctagctcaatctgtgtgatttgtcctaatatatttatttatttattatttcctatCAGCGGCCAAGGCTTCGACATCCATTGGAGGTTATGAATTGGTTCTATTCTATGGCGGTGCCACACGCCATATGGCTTTTACTAATATTCATTttaggattatttttttataaataactgcatattttttctttcattcaaACCCAGATTAAAGTTGAAGTTGAACAAAACAAGCAGTCACCTCGGCGATGGTGGTGATGCCGGCCTCGTCCAACTCCTTCCACCGCGCGTGGTTGTCGCGCGCGTGCGTCACCAGCTCTGGCATGTCGATGAACGCTAAAATCAGATAATACATAGTATTAGATCCACAAAGCTAtgagttgcgaaactcgaaggctAAATTCAGCTGTATGCTGTACAACGTAGAAAGTAAATATTCCTATGCTTGCGGCCTTAATTGTTTGTTAAATTCGTGATCGAAATTCAGGTGGAGAAAAACCAACCGGCCCAGGCCTCCATcatgttgatgatgatgtagTCGATGAAGCCGAGCTGCGAGCGCGGGATGGAGCACGTGGCGCGGTCGAACATCGGCATCACCACCGGCAGCTCCTTGGCCTTCTCCTCGTCCGTCTGCAGGAAATACTCCTCTGCGATCCTGGAGAAAAggaaattatatatagtacgtaataattatttaataatgaaattttggcTTAGTCTCGCTTAACTTtatcaaaattctttcaaaagGCAAGATTCTTTCAaagaactaatattattagtcTGTGGTACTAGTTAGTGCTATAAACACGTATGGCTCATTTTTggtggatttttttattaagttgaTGTTTTGAAAGTGTTCTAAGAAGTCATTAACGCAGGTctaactttcaatattaaactTACCTCCTAGCCCATTCGAAGGCGAACTTCTGCGGCCTGGAAGCGTTAGAGACGTCCGCACACTTGATCATCATCCTCTTCACTAACACCATGTTCTCTGGCAGCGTGAGCGCTGTCGTGTCCAGAGACAATGGTTCCTGGAAGGTGGAATTACGAGTTTTACTTTTGCTGtttgattttaaatcaatGTGTTGATTTTGCATATTTCTCTTAAAATTAAAGGACAGTGGGTGGGCAGCGGAAGTCCCATCATGATTTGATTCCAGTATCTAAAGATCCCACATAATAttccacaaataaaataaaactgactaGAAGTGATGTTAAAGATCCCGAACGCTTATTCCCTTTACCTCAGTCTGCATGCCATCTTCCTTACTGCCCGCGGACGTCGCGTAGAAAACGTTGACGAATTTCGCGAGGTGCTCGTAGTGCTTCGTCATCTCCGTGGCGAGGATCATGTCGATCACGTTGTGCCGCATCGACTTATACGTGTCCCGGTCGAGATTCTTGAATATGTTCACGCGGTCGTCGTCTGGAATAGGTTGACAATTGAAGTAAGTATGAGCGAGCCAAATCGAAGCGAGCATCGAGTTAgccaaattaattgtaaattcgTCGCAATTGCCACCGTATAGAGATGCAGAAACCAGTCCTCGCGATTGACTGTACTTAGCGACATATGCTTCCTCATAAGAAGATTAAAATGAAAGTAACAGAAAATGTACCTAATGGAAGTTAAATTGAGTGCAATGAATCTGCCCGCCAATAAACTATGATAATACTTCTTATCAACACATTATTGTTTAACGGTCTCCTTGGCACAAAACTCAATTAGGGCAGAAAACTTACTCTTTGTAACTAACTTCTAATAGGAATCAAGTTTGGTGGATTTCGAAAGCAAAATGTCTTACTAAGAGTGATTTTGAAGGTGAGCGCTGCGTGATGGGACTCTAGCACGCTGACGTCATTGTACAGTATCGCGAGCGGGTGCCGCGAGTTGCAGAGGAACGCGGATGATGTGCCCGGGTGGTCGATATCGTGCGCCGCAGCCGATATCAGAGCTGCTGCTGCTTCTAGTGGCTCCAGGAGTGACTTCAGGCGGTCCTTCTCTAAGAAGTATGCTACTGCctgcaaaaaaattactgaacaTTTAAGAACATGTGCATGGATTTGTAATAACTTTCTATGAGCTGACATGGCCTATTTTTCCTTATACATCTATAGGGAAAACCAGCAGAGACTACTAAATGGTTGATGATTATGAAACTTAAGAACTAACCTGAAGTACATCAGCAGCGTGCGTAGAGTTATGATACGTATTGGTGGAATGGTAATTCGTCTCTACAGCGGTCAGCCAATGGAGCAACGTCCTTTCGTCACATTCGAGTGTTGCGCAGACGTCGAACCTGCCTCCCATGAGGGTCAGTCCGAGATGGGCGAGCGGCCGGTTGCGCGTGAGTTCTTCTAAGCGGAATATCTCGAAATCCCAGCTTAGAGCTGTGTCTAGCAGCTCGCGGACTTGGCCCGATGCCTGGAGAAAtcgttatttaattattcaagaGAGTTCAAGAAGTTCTTGTAATAGCAGGAAGACGcgatgataaaaattatatgccacattgaaaataaatgaggaaGACTGTGTCCAGCagattaagttttattttgtcattaaacaagacaaaataaaacttcataGTTGGAGACCATGAAAGAGATGGCGGGGCGATATTGATGGCTTCCTGACGGGGTGGCAACAGGCTGCTCTCGACAGAGATTTGTGGAAAAAGGAAGGAAGGCCTCCGCGGCCTTTGCCCAGCGGTGGGACACGTCAAAaggctaataaaaattatttcattacctTGTGCTTGATGTTGCCCCTGTTGGTCTGCGAACGGACGACGGTGGAGTCGTTGCTGCTTCTCCGAGAGGAGAGCACGTTGGTCGGCCCTTGCTGGAAACATCAATATTGTTACATCATTTATTGTTGTCTTCGTGTCCATTTGGTGGTcatgtttgtattgtattgggAAATTTATGGTgcctaaattaaattgatcagATATTTCAAGTTAACTCTTATtaggtagacagagccaagagttgcgatACTCGAGGACCAAATTTAGCTGTATTGACTTGatggtggaattgagattcGATTATGATAGGTTGTTAGCCAATTAAAAGATTTTGgttgacttttacaatttgcGCGGGAAGAGAAGCAGCAGCTGCTGGCACGTTACATTGCTTTCTTTTGCTCCAAGACGGGCATAGAGGGTAAAgtcagattttaaaattatatgataatgtTCCACATATAAATACGCAAGGCTATTTTCGTGGCTCGGGTATTAATTTCTGCTAGAATATACTTTTGAAAAGCgacattttttcaaagacttctccAATTGGGATATTCTAATTGGCAAGGCAATTCAATTCTAAAAGGCATAACtcgagtaaaaaaattaaaatgttcctATGATCGAAAAtctgaaattttattgcatttccATGACATGCAAAATTAAGCGGCGGTGGTCTAGTGTTTAAAACCGCCGATATTAAGTTTATGTCGGGcactaatttcttttttttcaaatttttactgTGCATTTGAAACATGTTGGAACACCATTAtgctttatatttacaatttattttgaaaggcGATTGATACATCATTAGTGAAAGCGTATAAAATTAGTCAcagattaacaaaaaaaaatagatataagtaattatagtACAGATAGTACGAGATGAGACGACGAGTATgagatacaaaaaaataactttcataGCTATGTAACGCTCTATACTAGCTCTACGAGCATAAAGTGAAGAAGACACAGACAAGGCAGACGATAGTACGTCTTCCTACCATATGAATAAGGCTCATGTTGGCCTGCTCCCGCTACTCGCCGACAGGATCGTGAACAAAAAGGTCCATGTTAGTATatcttaaattgtaaataaataaattacatcaattttaaatatcattaatatcACATGCTTTTCACCCAAATTCGAAACCTCGttcaactaaattaattaattcaggaataagtaattattttggtttacaagtaaaattattatcattaattacaACATAATTACTTTGTATTTCGTTAAACGAATTACGAACAAAATTCGATTTATGATACAACAtgaaacatatttacaattttataatataactggccactttcaaaaaaaatcagtttccATAAGATccgataaaaaagaaaaacatattataaaataaatgaaatttataaaacaatacattaaatatcCCATACAGGCAgttaggaaaaaataaattcaaataaacaatagaACATTAGAGAGAGCACTCACAGATAGTAGAGCGCCAATAAGGTCGGTGGCGATGGGATCTTCAACTCGCAGCTTGGGCTCGTCCTTCATCTGTGGCGAGTAAAGTTCTGAGGTCCTCAACATGTCGACTGCTCGCTCTATGCATGCCACAGTCGATGGTGGCGCCCCCTCTGTCGCTGCTGATAGGAGAGCTATGACCTGAAatgtattcaaaaattatttaccactaagtatactaaatttcaccattaaataatttggaaGAAATATTTCTGCATAGGTTGTAACATCAGGTGTCATAAACAGTACTAGCATAAACTACGATCACTCCCAGATCCGCTTGGATCTGGCCATTTTAGCTGTAAAATGATCCCCACCCTCAGTTATCGGCTGACTATAGGGCTGAAAATGCGCCGCTTCGTATGTTCCTGAACGCATTGTGATTATGGCAGCAATCCACTCTTAATTCACGCAGGTGAACAAGGCCTGCACAAACTATGATAGTGTGAAAACAACAAGTTTGTTTCATACATTCTGACTGTGGTTCTACTTTAATAGTTGTGTGGTCTTCAAGACTTGGATATGTTCTATTACCTTGGTGATGGGGGCTTCAAGCGGCAACCCCTGTAGTTTGGCCAGCGAGGTCCGGCGCAGGCCATCAGACGCGACGGAGCGGACGTCCAGGGAGCCTCGTCGGATGGAGTGCAGTGACCCTCTAGCCCTCTCTCCCTCTACCACGTTCGTGTGCTCGCAGACGAACACTATGTGCGATGTGCTTCTGCTCAGATGGAAACGTTGAGATATTAGttacaagaaataataaacagaATGATATAAAGGTAGCACAAAAAAAACGAACTTTCTGATATACTTTTTTCATTGAGAAATTCAGGTATTATTAAGCCTTGGCATGTCCTAAAAGCCTACGTTTGTTGGAAAGGTTTGACACCACTTCATACTATCTAGAAAATACTAAgagaaaaacaaatgtttcatTGTTATTACTAAACATGATACCTGAAGATACATAAGCGCAATTTGATTTAAGTTTAAGCACTGCCGAAGTATTCaagacaatttatttactgaGACACTATTTAACAAATTGGTATAAAGGGCGgccttaatgctaaaagcattttGTCTTTCAAacttcagaaaaaaaatgaaatacgtTTATGAATTAATCCTGAGGTTGTTGATGCACGGATCTgcgtattgtatgtattgtcTCTGGTCTTCCAGCATAAAACATAAGGCCTTAAAACATCAGAATTCCTCAAATACTAACCTAGTAAGAGCAACCGTAGCGCCCCTGCACGGCAGCAGTATAGGGTCCGGCGCAGCTCTGCGTCGTAGCGTGACGGGCGCCTCCCAGTCGCGCACGCCGGTTGTCGCCAGCCGCAGGGCTTCGCCCCCGGCGGTCTCCGTCAGCGGCCGCGGGCCCTCCTCCCCGCGCCAGCCCAGCACTCTGCACCATGACTTGTTGGTCAGCTGCAAGAAAGGGAACACTTTAAAACTTAAGCTTTGTCTTTACTAACACAGTTTAAGTGttctaataacaaatatttgagtccttgttagtaaattaattcattaattatttcattaggCGTTGCCAGTAGGCCTTAGTAGGTGGTCGGATGAGCTTAGGGCATAAGACACGACCTGGATGTATAGGATAGAGATAGGAATAGATAGAAATTCACAGAAAAGGAGTAGAAAGGCTTTTACGCGATAGTCGGACAAGCTGACTGAGACCAcctaatttcatttaaagaaatattgtacTTAGTTGATACAAGAAAATATGTGAACTGATATAAGGCAGAAAGTACTCACAAGTATCCTCTGCTGGTCATCAGTGACGGCCACAAGATCTCTAGAGCGGTCAGCCACCGCGGCTAATGCGGCAATCGCTGATATCTGCGCACGCGCAGTCGCGGCCGCCGCGCGCGCTTGCAGGATCTCCCCGCACCACGCGACTGCGCCTAACGTCTCCACCATTACCtagaacaaaatttatttattagttacaagcttttatttagtttcacttaTCCCAAtctttgtctgtaatcaaatcttgcaatttaaatttcacctaaTTCCGCTTGTCTTgcaaagtttaaaattgtCAAGTCACTAAAGTTAGCTATATTGCgaacttttttgtaaaaactataaaaaatgttcGAGCTGCTACACACACCGTAACTATTCTcggtattaataatataactatctataaaatatctatttataagtTCTAAGCGTCAgttttattaaggttttataGAACCTGAGAATGCGTATTAAGAAACTTTATGAgtgttaattattaacaaaacatttcGCTGAAATCTAAttcaaatatgtaaaatataaacgtcAATATGatattgtcaaatatttacgttatgtaaaaagtttaagtttaataaataaaaaaaataaaaaaataaataaagcaatgTGTATTGGAAAGATTACACAATTCGCCAATAGAAGATGAGGTGATGTTCTTATTCAAGTTACgtagaatttcaaaataatatatttcagtgagaaatacatttacatttatggGATAATGCATCTTGTACCAATTCGCAGGTGTGCATACAGGCAACACGACGTGTTTCTAGACTGATGGCTCCGCGGGGATGGCATAAATGTTACTTCTAAGTGAAatttacagattttaaaaCTGGATATATTCTCACAAGATCTTTGCtcagatgatttattatgaaagattatttttaaataaagtgcTAGTTCTGTActtgtgtataaaaaaatatatgtttcaaTGTGTAAAATCTATATGATTTATATATCacaatcattatattatatcattatctttatattataaagaaccagcggctcgtcccggcttcgcttgaatatctattgatgaaaaccgtacCAAAGGTAGTTTTTCAGTTTGtagcgttcatacagacagacgcgataagggatttctttttttatttcattattttatattaaatattatattataatatatagttacgtattataataaatagcgatgttactataaatatctctctaacaaaacaacaaactgCTTTGTTTCGGGTAAGATGATACGATAAAAGGTATAATAGGTTACGAGCTCATCAACACACGGTCGGTTTTGCTCTGTGTTACATACATGCTTGCttagcatatatatatatatatatatatatat
This genomic interval from Plodia interpunctella isolate USDA-ARS_2022_Savannah chromosome 18, ilPloInte3.2, whole genome shotgun sequence contains the following:
- the LOC128677585 gene encoding high affinity cAMP-specific and IBMX-insensitive 3',5'-cyclic phosphodiesterase 8 isoform X7 yields the protein MSPSPPPSHVPSALLYAPQEPLELLCVFPERASRVCAAACAAATRAGGEARVVRNARESLDALRRDADTRIPHVVVVDARTPQALDALMLARAIRGTKNTQHLILIAVVKKSAYLKDDFAVLPFLEAGFNRVMVETLGAVAWCGEILQARAAAATARAQISAIAALAAVADRSRDLVAVTDDQQRILLTNKSWCRVLGWRGEEGPRPLTETAGGEALRLATTGVRDWEAPVTLRRRAAPDPILLPCRGATVALTRSTSHIVFVCEHTNVVEGERARGSLHSIRRGSLDVRSVASDGLRRTSLAKLQGLPLEAPITKVIALLSAATEGAPPSTVACIERAVDMLRTSELYSPQMKDEPKLRVEDPIATDLIGALLSREQANMSLIHMQGPTNVLSSRRSSNDSTVVRSQTNRGNIKHKASGQVRELLDTALSWDFEIFRLEELTRNRPLAHLGLTLMGGRFDVCATLECDERTLLHWLTAVETNYHSTNTYHNSTHAADVLQAVAYFLEKDRLKSLLEPLEAAAALISAAAHDIDHPGTSSAFLCNSRHPLAILYNDVSVLESHHAALTFKITLNDDRVNIFKNLDRDTYKSMRHNVIDMILATEMTKHYEHLAKFVNVFYATSAGSKEDGMQTEEPLSLDTTALTLPENMVLVKRMMIKCADVSNASRPQKFAFEWARRIAEEYFLQTDEEKAKELPVVMPMFDRATCSIPRSQLGFIDYIIINMMEAWAAFIDMPELVTHARDNHARWKELDEAGITTIAEVMRAQRQTLAIQPAAASTAEE
- the LOC128677585 gene encoding high affinity cAMP-specific and IBMX-insensitive 3',5'-cyclic phosphodiesterase 8 isoform X5, with amino-acid sequence MYKYNKIRRRRSSSSGSPGARAGRRSSLALTPEDEPLVDVANRSPPPSHVPSALLYAPQEPLELLCVFPERASRVCAAACAAATRAGGEARVVRNARESLDALRRDADTRIPHVVVVDARTPQALDALMLARAIRGTKNTQHLILIAVVKKSAYLKDDFAVLPFLEAGFNRVMVETLGAVAWCGEILQARAAAATARAQISAIAALAAVADRSRDLVAVTDDQQRILLTNKSWCRVLGWRGEEGPRPLTETAGGEALRLATTGVRDWEAPVTLRRRAAPDPILLPCRGATVALTRSTSHIVFVCEHTNVVEGERARGSLHSIRRGSLDVRSVASDGLRRTSLAKLQGLPLEAPITKVIALLSAATEGAPPSTVACIERAVDMLRTSELYSPQMKDEPKLRVEDPIATDLIGALLSREQANMSLIHMQGPTNVLSSRRSSNDSTVVRSQTNRGNIKHKASGQVRELLDTALSWDFEIFRLEELTRNRPLAHLGLTLMGGRFDVCATLECDERTLLHWLTAVETNYHSTNTYHNSTHAADVLQAVAYFLEKDRLKSLLEPLEAAAALISAAAHDIDHPGTSSAFLCNSRHPLAILYNDVSVLESHHAALTFKITLNDDRVNIFKNLDRDTYKSMRHNVIDMILATEMTKHYEHLAKFVNVFYATSAGSKEDGMQTEEPLSLDTTALTLPENMVLVKRMMIKCADVSNASRPQKFAFEWARRIAEEYFLQTDEEKAKELPVVMPMFDRATCSIPRSQLGFIDYIIINMMEAWAAFIDMPELVTHARDNHARWKELDEAGITTIAEVMRAQRQTLAIQPAAASTAEE
- the LOC128677585 gene encoding high affinity cAMP-specific and IBMX-insensitive 3',5'-cyclic phosphodiesterase 8 isoform X2, whose amino-acid sequence is MDTNRDTAVENRRIVNQDKSKNRGCWDKFKSLFDTRGFDLSYEYTDTNSITSYRPVDVKTANARISISNSEISSVDDVADNFYEQFATNSEDVKNDVDLFRKSSAFKRVSVRPSLYLTNIIEETSSTGDVEIYDEEENRSPPPSHVPSALLYAPQEPLELLCVFPERASRVCAAACAAATRAGGEARVVRNARESLDALRRDADTRIPHVVVVDARTPQALDALMLARAIRGTKNTQHLILIAVVKKSAYLKDDFAVLPFLEAGFNRVMVETLGAVAWCGEILQARAAAATARAQISAIAALAAVADRSRDLVAVTDDQQRILLTNKSWCRVLGWRGEEGPRPLTETAGGEALRLATTGVRDWEAPVTLRRRAAPDPILLPCRGATVALTRSTSHIVFVCEHTNVVEGERARGSLHSIRRGSLDVRSVASDGLRRTSLAKLQGLPLEAPITKVIALLSAATEGAPPSTVACIERAVDMLRTSELYSPQMKDEPKLRVEDPIATDLIGALLSQGPTNVLSSRRSSNDSTVVRSQTNRGNIKHKASGQVRELLDTALSWDFEIFRLEELTRNRPLAHLGLTLMGGRFDVCATLECDERTLLHWLTAVETNYHSTNTYHNSTHAADVLQAVAYFLEKDRLKSLLEPLEAAAALISAAAHDIDHPGTSSAFLCNSRHPLAILYNDVSVLESHHAALTFKITLNDDRVNIFKNLDRDTYKSMRHNVIDMILATEMTKHYEHLAKFVNVFYATSAGSKEDGMQTEEPLSLDTTALTLPENMVLVKRMMIKCADVSNASRPQKFAFEWARRIAEEYFLQTDEEKAKELPVVMPMFDRATCSIPRSQLGFIDYIIINMMEAWAAFIDMPELVTHARDNHARWKELDEAGITTIAEVMRAQRQTLAIQPAAASTAEE
- the LOC128677585 gene encoding high affinity cAMP-specific and IBMX-insensitive 3',5'-cyclic phosphodiesterase 8 isoform X4: MLAGEESRIEFVKKWLSRSIEERETGSSSGSPGARAGRRSSLALTPEDEPLVDVANRSPPPSHVPSALLYAPQEPLELLCVFPERASRVCAAACAAATRAGGEARVVRNARESLDALRRDADTRIPHVVVVDARTPQALDALMLARAIRGTKNTQHLILIAVVKKSAYLKDDFAVLPFLEAGFNRVMVETLGAVAWCGEILQARAAAATARAQISAIAALAAVADRSRDLVAVTDDQQRILLTNKSWCRVLGWRGEEGPRPLTETAGGEALRLATTGVRDWEAPVTLRRRAAPDPILLPCRGATVALTRSTSHIVFVCEHTNVVEGERARGSLHSIRRGSLDVRSVASDGLRRTSLAKLQGLPLEAPITKVIALLSAATEGAPPSTVACIERAVDMLRTSELYSPQMKDEPKLRVEDPIATDLIGALLSREQANMSLIHMQGPTNVLSSRRSSNDSTVVRSQTNRGNIKHKASGQVRELLDTALSWDFEIFRLEELTRNRPLAHLGLTLMGGRFDVCATLECDERTLLHWLTAVETNYHSTNTYHNSTHAADVLQAVAYFLEKDRLKSLLEPLEAAAALISAAAHDIDHPGTSSAFLCNSRHPLAILYNDVSVLESHHAALTFKITLNDDRVNIFKNLDRDTYKSMRHNVIDMILATEMTKHYEHLAKFVNVFYATSAGSKEDGMQTEEPLSLDTTALTLPENMVLVKRMMIKCADVSNASRPQKFAFEWARRIAEEYFLQTDEEKAKELPVVMPMFDRATCSIPRSQLGFIDYIIINMMEAWAAFIDMPELVTHARDNHARWKELDEAGITTIAEVMRAQRQTLAIQPAAASTAEE
- the LOC128677585 gene encoding high affinity cAMP-specific and IBMX-insensitive 3',5'-cyclic phosphodiesterase 8 isoform X6, translating into MEVDFEEISGSSSGSPGARAGRRSSLALTPEDEPLVDVANRSPPPSHVPSALLYAPQEPLELLCVFPERASRVCAAACAAATRAGGEARVVRNARESLDALRRDADTRIPHVVVVDARTPQALDALMLARAIRGTKNTQHLILIAVVKKSAYLKDDFAVLPFLEAGFNRVMVETLGAVAWCGEILQARAAAATARAQISAIAALAAVADRSRDLVAVTDDQQRILLTNKSWCRVLGWRGEEGPRPLTETAGGEALRLATTGVRDWEAPVTLRRRAAPDPILLPCRGATVALTRSTSHIVFVCEHTNVVEGERARGSLHSIRRGSLDVRSVASDGLRRTSLAKLQGLPLEAPITKVIALLSAATEGAPPSTVACIERAVDMLRTSELYSPQMKDEPKLRVEDPIATDLIGALLSREQANMSLIHMQGPTNVLSSRRSSNDSTVVRSQTNRGNIKHKASGQVRELLDTALSWDFEIFRLEELTRNRPLAHLGLTLMGGRFDVCATLECDERTLLHWLTAVETNYHSTNTYHNSTHAADVLQAVAYFLEKDRLKSLLEPLEAAAALISAAAHDIDHPGTSSAFLCNSRHPLAILYNDVSVLESHHAALTFKITLNDDRVNIFKNLDRDTYKSMRHNVIDMILATEMTKHYEHLAKFVNVFYATSAGSKEDGMQTEEPLSLDTTALTLPENMVLVKRMMIKCADVSNASRPQKFAFEWARRIAEEYFLQTDEEKAKELPVVMPMFDRATCSIPRSQLGFIDYIIINMMEAWAAFIDMPELVTHARDNHARWKELDEAGITTIAEVMRAQRQTLAIQPAAASTAEE
- the LOC128677585 gene encoding high affinity cAMP-specific and IBMX-insensitive 3',5'-cyclic phosphodiesterase 8 isoform X1, which produces MDTNRDTAVENRRIVNQDKSKNRGCWDKFKSLFDTRGFDLSYEYTDTNSITSYRPVDVKTANARISISNSEISSVDDVADNFYEQFATNSEDVKNDVDLFRKSSAFKRVSVRPSLYLTNIIEETSSTGDVEIYDEEENRSPPPSHVPSALLYAPQEPLELLCVFPERASRVCAAACAAATRAGGEARVVRNARESLDALRRDADTRIPHVVVVDARTPQALDALMLARAIRGTKNTQHLILIAVVKKSAYLKDDFAVLPFLEAGFNRVMVETLGAVAWCGEILQARAAAATARAQISAIAALAAVADRSRDLVAVTDDQQRILLTNKSWCRVLGWRGEEGPRPLTETAGGEALRLATTGVRDWEAPVTLRRRAAPDPILLPCRGATVALTRSTSHIVFVCEHTNVVEGERARGSLHSIRRGSLDVRSVASDGLRRTSLAKLQGLPLEAPITKVIALLSAATEGAPPSTVACIERAVDMLRTSELYSPQMKDEPKLRVEDPIATDLIGALLSREQANMSLIHMQGPTNVLSSRRSSNDSTVVRSQTNRGNIKHKASGQVRELLDTALSWDFEIFRLEELTRNRPLAHLGLTLMGGRFDVCATLECDERTLLHWLTAVETNYHSTNTYHNSTHAADVLQAVAYFLEKDRLKSLLEPLEAAAALISAAAHDIDHPGTSSAFLCNSRHPLAILYNDVSVLESHHAALTFKITLNDDRVNIFKNLDRDTYKSMRHNVIDMILATEMTKHYEHLAKFVNVFYATSAGSKEDGMQTEEPLSLDTTALTLPENMVLVKRMMIKCADVSNASRPQKFAFEWARRIAEEYFLQTDEEKAKELPVVMPMFDRATCSIPRSQLGFIDYIIINMMEAWAAFIDMPELVTHARDNHARWKELDEAGITTIAEVMRAQRQTLAIQPAAASTAEE